The genomic DNA TTGCAGTTGATCGGTGGCGCATTTGAAACCGAAGCCAGTGGCGGTATTAACCTCAGCAACATTGTAGATTACGCAAAAACAGGCGTAGACTATATAAGCGTAGGCGGCTTGATACACCAGGCGCAAAGCCTGGACCTGAGTCTGAAAGCAGTTATTGTTTGATAAAACACAACAGCGTGTCACAACAGGGCCAACGCCAACGACCGCATACCAACCGCTTTTAGAATTCTTTAACAAAAGCACACACTCGTATGTCGAAAAAAAATAAACCAGACAATAACGGCTTCGTATATAGTACCAACCCCGACTTCCGGTTCGAAGACGAAACGCCTTCCGAAGCAGAAACCCTGCCTCCAGCTCAGCAAAAACTGCGTGTCAGGCTCGACACCAAACAACGTGCAGGCAAAGCGGTGACACTGGTAACCGGGTTCATTGGCACCCAGGATGATCTTGAAACACTGGGTAAACAATTGAAAAACTTCTGCGGTACCGGCGGCGCCGTTAAAGACGGCGAAGCCATTATCCAGGGCGACCAGCGTGAAAAGGTATTACAGTGGCTGCTGAAGAATAATTACAAGCAATCTAAAAAGGTCTGATTCAACCATTAGCCCCTATAGCAGGAATTATTTTATACCGGAGCAACGTTTGCGAACATTCACACATCAGAATGACGGTATAAACCTTAATACTATTGACATGAAGCAAGTTCTGTTTATTGTGGTCGTATGTGTTCTTGCAGGAACTATCTTAACCAGTTGTAGTAAAAACGCCAGTTACACCCCGCCTCCCGATACAAAGGTTTCGTTTGCGAATCTTTCCGCCAGGCACCCCTCATTGGA from Filimonas effusa includes the following:
- a CDS encoding translation initiation factor — translated: MSKKNKPDNNGFVYSTNPDFRFEDETPSEAETLPPAQQKLRVRLDTKQRAGKAVTLVTGFIGTQDDLETLGKQLKNFCGTGGAVKDGEAIIQGDQREKVLQWLLKNNYKQSKKV